The following coding sequences are from one Triticum dicoccoides isolate Atlit2015 ecotype Zavitan chromosome 4A, WEW_v2.0, whole genome shotgun sequence window:
- the LOC119288166 gene encoding disease resistance protein Pik-2-like, protein MALSVARSLVGSAVNKAASEAMDEMALLMGVRNEIWYIKDELRIMQAFLRTAERMKGRDELVKVWAEQVEDLSYDIKHCLDEFQVNLGHPGCLQRLTKLRDRHEIAVQIRSLKVRVGEVSNRMQRYSHLMKPITSDSMDEGKLYKEETNSDMEGIHSYSHSLDEAELVGFSKPKQELIMLMDVNAKHGPANVICVVGMCGVGKTTLATKIYESDVANKFSSCAWITISQPFCRIEFLKDMFKKLLGDEALMKQLEGKVMREEDLAYYLRIELLEKRYFVVLDDLRNIDDWIWIKYIVFPLGNNKGSRIIVTTQNVDLAEKCNLESSRSLIYHHQSLETIDAIRLLLRKMRRSEEDMKNDKNMRQIVTKIVKKSGRLPLVVLTLGGMLSTRVVTEWQSIYYQLPLELESNQSVQAIKKMIILSYNHLPSHLKPCFLYLSIFPRNVEIQIRHLIDRWITEGFVTSRVGMDIEAVAMSYFYDLINRGLIQPSRVNVEGRVKSCRVHGVISDIVESISRDENFVYLTSDIVRRAPEENFRHVAHHGQNCPNISMDWSYVRSFTLFGMLPMEPVCSAYLRMMSVLDLQSAKCSITQKDINNIGLLHRLKYVNVRGHLNICALPASIGKLHGLQYLDVRNTSITSLPTEISKLHSLVSLRCSNEKIHQDGPKEGLMLTLCLPMVSIAFGCSGFRAESGGVMVPRGIGELQELQILEVVDIRRTSSRAIKELGELMQLRKLSTVTAGATMQKCRVLCAAIEKLSSLSSLRVDAGTSSLKWLHYGSSPPHLLRSLKLVGCLGEEISNWLGSLMHLVKIQLEHSGLKDGGRVMQVLGALPKLMLLGLSGMSYVGEELIFRAELFPSLTKLDIYGLPGLRRVIFEEDTSPCIERIEIGRCCLQSGIIGIKHLPRLRSISLGQGCRVGGLGELQGEVNAHPNHPVLQLLLDRSYHDLVDVAECSNVVQVQEATMQSSHFLEPAAVGESSTQGSNRQVSDIGEVDGSTVVEDDFCSCNSDDEYDDA, encoded by the exons ATGGCGCTAAGCGTCGCGCGATCCCTGGTGGGGAGTGCCGTAAACAAGGCGGCCTCCGAGGCCATGGATGAGATGGCATTGCTCATGGGAGTGAGGAATGAAATATG GTACATCAAAGACGAGCTAAGAATAATGCAAGCTTTCTTGAGAACTGCTGAAAGGATGAAGGGTAGAGATGAGCTTGTCAAAGTTTGGGCGGAGCAAGTAGAGGATCTATCCTATGACATTAAACATTGCTTGGACGAGTTCCAGGTTAATTTGGGACACCCAGGTTGCTTGCAACGACTCACGAAGCTTAGAGACCGCCATGAAATTGCTGTCCAGATTCGCAGCCTGAAAGTAAGAGTTGGAGAAGTAAGCAACAGGATGCAACGCTACAGTCATTTAATGAAGCCCATTACCTCAGATAGCATGGATGAGGGGAAATTATACAAGGAGGAGACCAATTCTGACATGGAAGGCATCCACAGTTATTCCCATAGTCTTGATGAAGCGGAACTTGTGGGCTTTTCAAAGCCTAAACAGGAGTTGATTATGCTGATGGATGTCAACGCCAAACATGGTCCAGCCAATGTGATATGTGTTGTTGGCATGTGTGGTGTAGGCAAGACTACTCTTGCAACCAAGATCTATGAAAGTGATGTTGCGAATAAATTTTCTTCATGTGCTTGGATCACAATCTCGCAGCCATTTTGCAGGATTGAGTTTCTTAAAGATATGTTCAAAAAACTTCTCGGTGATGAAGCATTGATGAAGCAACTTGAAGGGAAGGTGATGCGAGAAGAGGACCTTGCCTATTACCTGAGGATAGAGCTACTTGAGAAGAGGTACTTTGTTGTTCTTGATGACTTACGGAACATAGATGATTGGATTTGGATCAAATATATTGTTTTTCCTCTTGGTAACAACAAAGGTAGCCGGATAATAGTAACGACACAAAATGTTGACTTAGCCGAGAAGTGTAATTTGGAATCTTCCAGATCACTTATCTACCACCATCAATCCCTAGAAACAATTGATGCTATAAGGTTACTGCTAAGGAAGATGAGGAGAAGTGAGGAAGACATGAAAAATGATAAGAACATGAGGCAAATAGTTACTAAGATAGTTAAAAAGTCTGGACGGTTACCCCTAGTTGTACTCACACTAGGAGGCATGCTTTCCACCAGAGTGGTTACTGAGTGGCAAAGTATTTATTACCAGCTTCCCTTGGAGCTAGAGAGCAACCAAAGCGTTCAAGCAATAAAGAAGATGATTATCCTGAGCTACAACCACTTGCCTTCTCATCTTAAGCCATGTTTCCTATACCTAAGCATATTTCCCAGGAATGTTGAGATCCAAATAAGGCATTTGATAGATAGATGGATAACAGAGGGATTTGTCACATCTAGGGTTGGAATGGACATTGAGGCTGTCGCGATGAGCTATTTTTATGATTTAATTAATAGAGGTTTGATTCAACCGTCAAGAGTAAATGTAGAAGGAAGGGTCAAGAGTTGTCGAGTCCATGGTGTCATCTCTGATATCGTGGAATCCATTTCAAGAGATGAAAATTTTGTATACCTTACAAGTGATATTGTAAGAAGAGCGCCAGAGGAAAACTTCCGCCATGTAGCACACCATGGTCAGAATTGCCCGAATATTAGCATGGATTGGAGTTATGTTCGATCCTTTACTTTGTTTGGTATGCTTCCCATGGAGCCAGTATGTTCAGCTTACCTAAGAATGATGAGTGTCTTGGATCTTCAAAGTGCAAAATGTAgtatcacacaaaaagatatcaaCAACATAGGGTTGTTGCACCGCTTGAAATATGTGAATGTTCGAGGACATTTAAATATTTGTGCACTTCCAGCATCCATAGGGAAACTGCATGGCTTACAATATTTGGATGTCAGAAACACTTCCATCACATCATTACCAACTGAGATCAGTAAACTCCATAGTCTAGTTAGTCTTCGTTGTAGCAATGAAAAAATTCATCAAGATGGCCCAAAGGAAGGCTTGATGCTCACACTGTGCCTGCCCATGGTATCCATAGCTTTTGGCTGTTCTGGTTTCCGTGCTGAGTCAGGGGGTGTGATGGTGCCAAGAGGGATCGGTGAATTGCAAGAGTTACAGATCTTAGAGGTGGTTGACATCAGACGAACCAGTAGCAGAGCAATTAAAGAGCTGGGGGAGCTTATGCAGCTAAGAAAACTAAGTACTGTAACAGCAGGGGCCACCATGCAAAAATGTAGGGTACTTTGTGCAGCCATTGAGAAGCTatcttccctctcttctcttcgtGTAGATGCTGGCACAAGCTCTCTCAAGTGGCTACATTATGGTTCATCTCCTCCCCACCTCTTGAGGAGCCTTAAGTTGGTTGGATGTCTTGGAGAAGAGATTTCCAACTGGCTTGGAAGTCTAATGCATTTAGTGAAGATTCAGTTGGAGCATAGCGGACTAAAGGATGGAGGGAGAGTGATGCAAGTACTAGGGGCACTGCCCAAGCTTATGCTCCTTGGTCTTTCTGGCATGTCCTATGTTGGAGAGGAGCTAATCTTCAGAGCAGAATTGTTCCCGAGTCTCACCAAACTAGATATTTACGGCCTTCCTGGACTGAGAAGGGTGATATTTGAGGAGGACACCTCACCCTGCATAGAAAGGATAGAAATTGGTCGTTGTTGTTTGCAATCTGGGATAATTGGTATCAAGCATCTTCCAAGGCTCAGGAGTATTTCACTTGGTCAAGGTTGCCGAGTCGGAGGGCTTGGTGAGCTGCAAGGGGAAGTGAATGCACACCCCAACCATCCTGTGCTGCAGCTGCTGTTGGACAGGAGCTACCACGACCTGGTTGATGTCGCAGAATGCTCGAATGTTGTACAAGTGCAAGAAGCAACGATGCAATCATCTCATTTTCTCGAGCCTGCGGCAGTGGGAGAGAGCTCCACGCAGGGGAGCAACAG ACAAGTCAGTGACATAGGGGAGGTCGATGGATCCACTGTAGTGGAAGATGATTTCTGCTCCTGCAATTCCGACGACGAATATGATGATGCTTGA
- the LOC119284241 gene encoding probable LRR receptor-like serine/threonine-protein kinase At1g56140 has protein sequence MNVSRRYLVLHTPIFIHFSNKYFRTEGVLDKQPHYPLDGCEFQIRRFQGNSFQGPIPATLSNLGQLASLRIGDILNGSSSSLAFISNLTSLNTLVLRNCRISDKLVSIDFSKFASLNLLDLSFNNITGQVPQTLLNLNSLAFLFLGNNSLSGSLPSSVGSLLKTLDFSYNQLSGSIPSWAKNSQLNLVANNFVADSSSNSVLPAGWGCLQRNTPCFLDSPKSSSFAVDSGKSIVGPDNSVYEPDRASLGAASLYVTGAPTWGVSNVGKFMEANNGSYIIHSPGQFLNTLEPELFQNARMSPSSLRYYGIGLENGNYTVTLLFAEFDFPDTQSWKSRGRRVFDIYVQGERKEQNFDIRKAAGGKSFTAVRKQYTVPVTKNFLDIHLFWAGKGTCCIPTQGYYGPAISALSATPNFTPTVRNAAVKKKGSKAGVIDGAIVGVVVLGLLAFVGIFVWRQKRRKLSLEQEELYSIVGRPNVLSYGELRSATENFSSNNLLGQGGYGSVFKGKLTDGRFVAVKQLSETSHQGKKEFATEIETISRVQHRNLVKLYGCCLEGNKPLLVYEYLENGSLDRALFGKGKSNLDWSTRFEICLGIARGLAYLHEESSIRVVHRDIKASNVLLDANLNPKISDFGLAKLYDDQETHVSTKVAGTFGYLAPEYAMRGHVTEKVDVFAFGVVVLETFEKKGFPPLYSTEELRQNKVYIFEWVWELYEDGQPLDMLDPRLEDFDREEVLRVIKVALVCTQGSPHQRPPMSRVVAMLAGDVEAPDWVPKPSYITEWQIKGGGDTSYMSSEVNGQSSSVPAPFLGSVIDQGR, from the exons atgaatgtatctagacgctATTTAGTTCTACATACACCCATTTTCATCCATTTCTccaacaagtatttccggacggagggagtacttgataaGCAACCGCACTATCCATTAGATGGTTGCGAGTTTCAGATAAG GAGGTTTCAGGGTAATTCTTTTCAAGGTCCAATTCCAGCTACTCTTTCCAATCTTGGCCAATTGGCAAGCTT ACGAATTGGTGATATATTAAATGGGAGCTCTTCTTCACTTGCATTCATCTCTAATCTGACATCTTTGAACACCCT GGTTTTGCGGAACTGTAGGATATCTGATAAGCTTGTATCAATAGACTTCTCGAAATTCGCAAGTTTAAATTTACT gGATTTGAGTTTCAATAATATCACAGGCCAAGTACCACAAACCTTGTTGAATCTGAACTCACTCGCCTTCTT ATTTCTTGGGAATAATAGCCTTTCAGGAAGCCTTCCAAGCTCAGTAGGATCATTGCTTAAAACTTT AGATTTTTCTTACAACCAGCTCTCAGGAAGCATTCCTTCATGGGCTAAAAATTCACAATT GAATCTGGTGGCAAACAATTTTGTGGCCGATAGTTCCAGCAACAG TGTCTTACCTGCGGGGTGGGGGTGCCTTCAGCGCAATACACCATGTTTTCTTGATTCTCCGAAGT CTTCTTCCTTTGCTGTGGACTCTGGAAAATCCATAGTAGGCCCAGATAATTCTGTGTATGAACCTGATCGTGCCAGTCTTGGAGCTGCATCACTATATGTTACAGGAGCACCAACATGGGGTGTTAGCAACGTTGGAAAGTTCATGGAGGCAAATAATGGAAGTTATATAATCCACAGTCCGGGCCAGTTTCTCAATACACTTGAACCAGAACTGTTCCAGAATGCAAGGATGTCGCCGTCATCCTTAAGATACTATGGTATTGGACTAGAAAATGGAAACTATACAGTCACACTTCTGTTTGCAGAGTTTGACTTCCCAGACACCCAGTCTTGGAAGAGCAGAGGTAGAAGGGTTTTTGATATATATGTCCAG GGTGAACGTAAGGAGCAGAACTTTGACATAAGGAAGGCCGCAGGCGGGAAATCTTTCACAGCTGTTAGGAAGCAGTATACTGTTCCTGTCACGAAGAACTTTCTAGATATTCATCTCTTCTGGGCTGGCAAGGGCACTTGCTGCATTCCTACTCAAGGCTACTACGGGCCTGCGATCTCAGCTTTGAGTGCAACACCAA ATTTCACCCCTACAGTGCGTAATGCTGCGGTAAAGAAGAAAGGTAGTAAAGCAGGTGTGATTGATGGAGCTATAGTTGGTGTGGTAGTTTTAGGATTGTTAGCATTTGTTGGAATCTTTGTTTGGAGGCAGAAAAGGAGAAAACTATCATTGGAGCAAGAAG AGCTGTACAGTATTGTGGGAAGACCTAATGTCCTCAGCTATGGGGAGCTGAGGTCAGCTACTGAAAATTTCAGTTCTAATAACCTCCTTGGTCAGGGAGGATATGGATCGGTTTTTAAG GGAAAGTTAACTGATGGTAGGTTTGTGGCAGTGAAGCAGCTGTCGGAAACATCTCATCAGGGGAAAAAGGAATTCGCGACGGAAATAGAAACGATATCTCGGGTTCAACACCGTAATCTCGTCAAATTGTATGGTTGCTGCCTCGAGGGCAATAAACCATTGCTGGTTTATGAGTACCTGGAGAATGGAAGCCTGGACCGTGCTCTATTTG GAAAAGGGAAGTCAAACCTAGACTGGTCAACGCGTTTTGAGATATGCTTAGGAATTGCAAGAGGTCTGGCCTATCTTCATGAAGAATCTAGCATCCGTGTTGTGCACAGGGACATAAAAGCCAGCAATGTCTTGCTTGATGCAAATCTCAATCCTAAGATCTCAGATTTCGGACTCGCAAAACTTTATGATGACCAGGAGACACATGTGAGCACGAAAGTTGCTGGTACATT TGGTTATCTTGCACCAGAGTATGCCATGAGAGGCCATGTGACAGAGAAGGTTGATGTGTTTGCATTTGGCGTCGTGGTATTGGAGACTTttgagaaaaagggtttccccccgctttatag TACTGAGGAGCTGCGCCAAAACAAGGTTTATATTTTCGAATGG GTCTGGGAACTGTACGAGGACGGCCAACCTCTGGACATGCTAGACCCCAGGCTGGAGGACTTCGACCGTGAGGAGGTACTTCGGGTCATCAAGGTGGCGCTCGTGTGCACCCAGGGCTCGCCCCACCAGCGGCCGCCCATGTCGAGGGTGGTGGCGATGCTGGCGGGCGACGTCGAGGCGCCCGACTGGGTGCCGAAGCCCAGCTACATCACGGAATGGCAGATCAAGGGTGGCGGCGACACCAGCTACATGAGCTCCGAGGTCAACGGGCAGTCAAGCTCGGTGCCGGCGCCGTTCCTAGGCTCTGTCATCGACCAAGGCCGTTGA